The Streptomyces nigra genome includes the window ACCGGCTCGGCCGCCGGCCCACCCTGCTGATCGCGCAGTCCGCGACCGCCGTGTCGGTGGCGGTGCTCGCCTTCGTGCAGCACCCGGTGGCCATCGCCGCCGTCGCCTTCGCCGTCGGCGCGGCCTCCAACGCCTCCCGGCCCGCCGTGCAGGCGATGATGGCGGACATCGTCCGGCCCGAGGACCGGGTCCGGGCCTTCTCGCTCAACTACTGGGCCATCAACCTCGGCTTCGCCGTCTCCTCCATGGCCGCCGGGTTCATCGCCGAGGTCAGCTACCGGGCCGGGTTCCTGCTGGAGGCCGGGATGACGGCCGTCTGCGCCGTCGTGGTCTTCATGAGGATCCCCGAGTCGCGGCCCGAGAAGACGGACACCGGCAGGCCCGGCGAGGAGATCCGGCTGGGGACCGTGCTGCGCGACCGGCGCTTCATGGGTGTCGTCGGGCTGTGCTTCCTGGTCGCCCTGGTCTTCCAGCAGGGCGCGGTCGGGCTGCCGGTCGCCATGGGCGCGGCCGGGTTCTCCCCGGCCGACTACGGCCTCGCGATCGGCGTCAACGGCGTCCTGATCGTCGCGCTGCAGATCCCGGTCACCCGGTTCATCGAACGCAGGGACGCCGGCCGCATCCTCGTCGTGTCGTCGCTGCTGGCCGGCTACGGCTTCGGGCTCACCGCGTTCGCCGGGTCGGTCGGCGTCTTCGCGCTGACGGTGTGCGTGTGGACGCTCGGCGAGATGCTCAACGCGCCCACCCAGACGGGCCTCGTCGTACGACTGTCCCCCGCGCACGGACGCGGCCGCTACCAGGGCGTCTACACCCTGTCCTGGTCGGTGGCGGCGCTCGTCGCCCCGCTGATGTCGGGCCTGGTCATCGACCGCCTCGGCGCCGCGTGGCTGTGGGCGCTGTGCGCGGCCGTCGGTACGGTGGCCGCGGTCGGGTACGGCGCGCTGACGCGCCGGCCGCCCGCCGACGCGCCCGGCGCCACCATCCCCGTCGCCGCGTCCAAGCCGGAGACCAGCGCGGCCTGACCCCATGGGCAAGGGCGCTCAGGGGTGCATCCGTGCCCCCTTCAGCACCTTGTCCACCGCGTTCCTCGGTCCGTAGACCGCCAGCCCCACCAGGTCCAGCGCGTCCGTGCCCACGGCCCGGACCGCCGCCCGGTTGGCGCCGTCGTGGCCGGTGGCGAAGAGGTCGGAGGTGAACAGCGCGCGCGGCAGGGCACGGGACAGCGCGCGGGAGTGGGCCGCCGTCAGGGTCTCCTTGGTGCCCTCGAAGACCAGCACCGGCTGGCGGAACATCGGCAGATAGGGGACGCCGTCCGCGTCCTCGTACGGCTCCCCGATCACCTCGGGGAGCTGCGTCCCGAGGCCGCTGACCAGGAACGCGGTGACGTTCAGCCGCTGCCAGGTCTCCAGGTCCTCGCGCAGCAGCACGGCGATCTTGGTATCGAAACGGACAGGGGCGGCGGCCGCCCCGTCGTGCACGGGTGCTTCAGCGTTCATACGGCGAGACTCGCCGACGCCGCACGGTCCGGTCTTGTACGTTCTTTGCATGGGCACGCGCGAGGAGGTCACCGCGTGGCGTCCCCGCGTCCCGGGCGTCACCGAGGTCTTCCACGCCCACTTCACCGAGTACGCGTACCCGATGCACGTCCACGAGGCGTGGACGCTGCTGATCGTCGACGACGGCGCCGTCCGCTACGACCTGGACCGGCACGAGCACGGCACCCCGCACGACACCGTGACCCTGCTGCCGCCGCACGTCCCGCACAACGGCTCCCCCGCCACCCCGCACGGCTTCCGCAAACGCGTCCTGTACCTGGACGGCACCCGGCTCGGCGACGACCTGATCGGCCCGGCCGTCGACTCGCCCGATCTGCGCGACCCGGTGCTGCGGCGGCGCGTCGGACAGCTGCACGCGGCCCTCGCCCAGCCCGGTGACGAGCTGGAGGCCGACAGCCGGCTGACCCTCATCGGCGACCGGCTGCGCGCCTGCCTGCGGCCGAGGACGGCGACCGAGGCCGACCGCCGCGACCCCGAGCTCGCCCGCCGGCTGCGTGAACTCCTCGACGAGCGGGTGGTGCCGGGCATCGCCCTGGACGAGGCGGCGGCGCTGGTGCGGGCCCATCCCGCCCATCTCGTGCGGTCGTTCAGCGCCGCGTACGGCATCGCCCCGCACCAGTACCTGATGTCCCGCCGGGTCGACCGGGCCCGTGGGCTGCTGCTGGAGGGCCGGGCGCCGGCGGAGGTGGCCGCCGCGACCGGCTTCTACGACCAGTCCCATCTCACCCGGCACTTCCGCCGCCTGGTGGGCGTCACCCCGGGCCGCTACCGCGCCAGCGCGCGCTGAGCGTCGTACAGATTCCGGGGCCGTACGACGTCGGTGGTGCCGTACAGCTCCAGGCGGGCGTGCAGGTCGCCGGTGAAGTCGGGTACGTCGATCTGGCCGAACTCGCCGACCTCGTTGAGGCCGACGGTCGCCGAGTAGGGCGCGAGGCCGTCGAGGCGGACCATGCCGGCGCGGCCGTTGGTCACCCGGATGTTCCAGTGGGTGAAGCGCGCCCCGAACAGCGGTCCGGCGCTCGCGTCGCCGCCGTGCCGTCCGTCGTTGACGACGGTGATGTCGGTGCGGACGTTGGCGAAGGGCAGGCCGCGGTGGCTGTCGAAGGTGCCCATGCGCATGTCGCCCCGTGACCAGACGTTGTGGGAGGACAGGCCCTCGACGTTGATGCCGTGCAGCTGGGTGTTGGCGGGGGCGGGGGTGGTGCGGGCCTCGATCGTGAAGTCCTCGACGAGGTTGTCGTGCGAGCCCTCGCGGCAGAAGTACGGGTGGTGCACCCCGCGTCCCGCCACGCGCGTGTGCGTGAGCGTGCAGGCGGAGGCGGCCACCAGACCGAAGCCGTTGTCGACATGGCGGACGGTGACGTCGTGCACCCAGCAGTCGTAGGCGCACTGCAGGACGACACCGTTGTGGCCCTTGTCGAGGAGGTGCGGCTGCTGCGGAGTCTCCACCGCCTCCAGAGTGAGGCCCTCCACGCCCGAACCGGTCAACTCCCCGACGTGCGTGGTCAGTCGGGGGTCCCACTCGGGGCGCACGTCGAGCGGCAGGGGGCGTTCCAGGGTGACCTCGCGGCCGCGGACCCGGGTGACGCGCACCGGCCACTCGTAGGGGACGTACGAGGTCAGCTTGGTCTTGTCGTCCCAGGTGTACGCCTCGGCGCCGGGTCCGCCGCCGCTCATGTGCTCGAGGAGCGTGTGCTCGGCGTCGTCGGCGAGGCGGAGCAGGACGAGGACGCCGGGGCGCAGCGCCGACGGGTCGGCCACCCGGACCGTCCAGGAGCCGCGGCGGGCGGGGGCGACGGTGGTGAGGGTGCGCCACTCGTCGCGCCGGTTGCCGGTCCAGCCCTCGAACGGCCAGTCGCGGGCCCGGATCGCGTCGACCAGGGAGTTCCAGCGGGCCTCGGGGGCCAGCCAGATCAGGCCGCCCGCCCAGGACCAGGACGACTTGTCGCCGCCGTAGCGGGAGCCGTAGACGCCGATCAGCTCGGTGAGGTTCTTCGTGGCGAGCAGGGTCGTACGGCCGCTGCCGGCGCCGCGCAGGACGACGTTCGAGTGGCCGACGCGGATGACGTCGTCGATGCGGAAGGTGCCGGGCGGGATGGTGACCGTGCCACCGCCGGCCCTTCCGGCGGCGGCGATGGCACGGTTGATCGCGGGGGCGCAGTCGGTGGTGCCGTCCGCCACGGCGCCGAAGGCGCGGACGTCGGCGACGATCCGGGGGCGGGGGCGCCGGCGGTCTCCGCCGTGCCGGCCGGCCCGGCCC containing:
- a CDS encoding MDR family MFS transporter; translated protein: MSLAAVRRATRETVSGLPREFWWLWTSTLVNRLGAFVATFMALYLTLERGQSATYAGLVASLHGLGGVVSSLGGGVMADRLGRRPTLLIAQSATAVSVAVLAFVQHPVAIAAVAFAVGAASNASRPAVQAMMADIVRPEDRVRAFSLNYWAINLGFAVSSMAAGFIAEVSYRAGFLLEAGMTAVCAVVVFMRIPESRPEKTDTGRPGEEIRLGTVLRDRRFMGVVGLCFLVALVFQQGAVGLPVAMGAAGFSPADYGLAIGVNGVLIVALQIPVTRFIERRDAGRILVVSSLLAGYGFGLTAFAGSVGVFALTVCVWTLGEMLNAPTQTGLVVRLSPAHGRGRYQGVYTLSWSVAALVAPLMSGLVIDRLGAAWLWALCAAVGTVAAVGYGALTRRPPADAPGATIPVAASKPETSAA
- a CDS encoding DUF2000 domain-containing protein; protein product: MNAEAPVHDGAAAAPVRFDTKIAVLLREDLETWQRLNVTAFLVSGLGTQLPEVIGEPYEDADGVPYLPMFRQPVLVFEGTKETLTAAHSRALSRALPRALFTSDLFATGHDGANRAAVRAVGTDALDLVGLAVYGPRNAVDKVLKGARMHP
- a CDS encoding helix-turn-helix transcriptional regulator, with amino-acid sequence MGTREEVTAWRPRVPGVTEVFHAHFTEYAYPMHVHEAWTLLIVDDGAVRYDLDRHEHGTPHDTVTLLPPHVPHNGSPATPHGFRKRVLYLDGTRLGDDLIGPAVDSPDLRDPVLRRRVGQLHAALAQPGDELEADSRLTLIGDRLRACLRPRTATEADRRDPELARRLRELLDERVVPGIALDEAAALVRAHPAHLVRSFSAAYGIAPHQYLMSRRVDRARGLLLEGRAPAEVAAATGFYDQSHLTRHFRRLVGVTPGRYRASAR
- a CDS encoding glycosyl hydrolase family 28-related protein codes for the protein MGNAHLTRRALLGGATAVALAATTGTTARADAPPAPGPGAPQVPAPGHGTPQVPALWHEFTRTPCTHPQIPYVGRAGRHGGDRRRPRPRIVADVRAFGAVADGTTDCAPAINRAIAAAGRAGGGTVTIPPGTFRIDDVIRVGHSNVVLRGAGSGRTTLLATKNLTELIGVYGSRYGGDKSSWSWAGGLIWLAPEARWNSLVDAIRARDWPFEGWTGNRRDEWRTLTTVAPARRGSWTVRVADPSALRPGVLVLLRLADDAEHTLLEHMSGGGPGAEAYTWDDKTKLTSYVPYEWPVRVTRVRGREVTLERPLPLDVRPEWDPRLTTHVGELTGSGVEGLTLEAVETPQQPHLLDKGHNGVVLQCAYDCWVHDVTVRHVDNGFGLVAASACTLTHTRVAGRGVHHPYFCREGSHDNLVEDFTIEARTTPAPANTQLHGINVEGLSSHNVWSRGDMRMGTFDSHRGLPFANVRTDITVVNDGRHGGDASAGPLFGARFTHWNIRVTNGRAGMVRLDGLAPYSATVGLNEVGEFGQIDVPDFTGDLHARLELYGTTDVVRPRNLYDAQRALAR